In Labilithrix sp., a genomic segment contains:
- a CDS encoding tetratricopeptide repeat protein — protein MLVLAVVACGGGKQAAGPAAAAKGLPPANPVAVQRMVEGVTAAKDPRMQTRAIALLREAIAIDPNLWEARFDLGVVLANGGDLARAEQELAAAAKIAPEREEVAVALAEVRRRRGSQKEAAAALEAFVKEHPTALEARTLLVAALRDSGQHDKAIAEARNVLARKPGDATALAELALCHLGKGERETANLLVRQSLDVNAASPPSPARVLSYAVAHRAQGLVALAEGDDASAFKAFSLAAQEDPKDTTSRLNMGAVLLRAGSYAKAAEQFKSALAASPEETAAQLGLAAALRGESNGKDQKLLEEARTLLAQVLEREPHNVAALFNMGILLADSLKRPADAKPFFDRFLDDAPKDHPARPEAEKQLGNRSAAAPPVAPAPPAPPAPSTPTKPAPTPKQGVKK, from the coding sequence ATGTTGGTGCTTGCGGTCGTTGCGTGTGGGGGGGGGAAGCAGGCGGCGGGGCCGGCCGCGGCGGCGAAGGGGCTGCCGCCGGCGAATCCGGTCGCGGTGCAGCGGATGGTCGAGGGGGTGACGGCGGCGAAGGACCCGCGCATGCAGACGCGCGCCATCGCGCTCCTCCGCGAGGCGATCGCGATCGACCCGAACCTCTGGGAGGCGAGGTTCGATCTCGGCGTCGTGCTCGCGAACGGCGGCGACCTCGCGCGAGCGGAGCAGGAGCTCGCCGCCGCCGCGAAGATCGCGCCGGAGCGCGAGGAGGTGGCGGTCGCGCTCGCGGAGGTACGCCGCCGTCGCGGCTCGCAGAAGGAGGCTGCGGCCGCGCTGGAGGCGTTCGTGAAGGAGCACCCGACCGCGCTCGAGGCGCGGACGCTCCTCGTCGCCGCGCTCCGCGACTCGGGCCAGCACGACAAGGCGATCGCGGAGGCGCGCAACGTCCTCGCGCGAAAGCCGGGCGACGCGACGGCGCTCGCGGAGCTCGCGCTCTGCCACCTCGGGAAGGGCGAGCGCGAGACGGCGAACCTCCTCGTGCGACAGTCGCTCGACGTGAACGCGGCGAGCCCGCCGTCTCCGGCGCGCGTCTTGAGCTACGCGGTCGCGCATCGCGCGCAGGGCCTGGTCGCGCTCGCGGAGGGCGACGACGCCTCCGCCTTCAAGGCCTTCTCCCTCGCCGCGCAGGAGGATCCGAAGGACACGACGTCGCGCCTCAACATGGGCGCGGTGCTCCTCCGCGCGGGCTCGTACGCCAAGGCGGCGGAGCAGTTCAAGAGCGCCCTCGCCGCGTCGCCGGAGGAGACCGCCGCGCAGCTCGGCCTCGCCGCGGCGCTCCGCGGCGAGTCGAACGGCAAGGACCAGAAGCTCCTCGAGGAGGCGCGCACGCTCCTCGCGCAGGTCCTCGAGCGCGAGCCCCACAACGTCGCGGCCCTCTTCAACATGGGCATCCTCCTCGCAGACTCCCTCAAGCGACCCGCCGACGCGAAGCCCTTCTTCGACCGCTTCCTCGACGACGCGCCGAAGGACCACCCCGCCCGCCCCGAGGCGGAGAAGCAGCTCGGCAACAGGTCCGCCGCGGCCCCGCCCGTCGCGCCGGCCCCACCCGCGCCCCCCGCCCCTTCGACGCCGACCAAACCTGCTCCCACCCCGAAGCAAGGAGTCAAGAAGTGA
- a CDS encoding efflux RND transporter periplasmic adaptor subunit: MIRPAVSKPLSLVALLFVAALLGGCREKASQAHDAQPAAKPDGPKTVKFDPKSLERLGIKVEVAGSNSGTLDLEVPGSLEYNLDHYAEVGTLVDGRLTAITVKPGDPVKKGQLLAQLVVPSIANAQAEYLSANAADKSAKTNLDRETNLLEKGLTTAREAEVAKAEAARAEADLAAAKAKLDALGVGRPTAGASISGAGVLTLTAPIDGVVVRRDAVLGRFLQAKETAFVIADPADLRAALNVYEADLPYFHVGQEAEVFVDALPGKSFKGQIILVEPQIGRQSRSARAYINVDNKDGFLKPGLFIRASIKLPEAVAQGRLLIAAPAVQPIGDEKVVFVEQKEPGSFEVRKVQVARTTTQVAEIREGLQKGERIAVEGAFVLRGEVTKQ, translated from the coding sequence ATGATTCGGCCCGCGGTGTCGAAGCCACTATCTCTCGTCGCCCTTCTCTTCGTCGCGGCTCTGCTCGGCGGCTGCCGTGAGAAGGCGAGCCAGGCGCACGACGCCCAGCCGGCTGCGAAGCCGGACGGTCCGAAGACCGTGAAGTTCGATCCGAAGTCGCTCGAGCGCCTCGGGATCAAGGTGGAGGTCGCGGGGTCGAACAGCGGGACGCTCGACCTCGAGGTCCCGGGCTCGCTCGAGTACAACCTCGACCACTACGCCGAGGTCGGGACCCTCGTCGACGGGCGCCTTACGGCGATTACGGTGAAGCCGGGCGATCCGGTGAAAAAGGGACAATTGCTCGCGCAGCTCGTCGTCCCCTCGATCGCGAACGCGCAGGCCGAGTACCTCTCCGCGAACGCCGCCGACAAGAGCGCGAAGACGAACCTCGATCGCGAGACCAACCTCCTCGAGAAGGGCCTCACCACCGCGCGCGAGGCGGAGGTCGCGAAGGCGGAGGCCGCGCGCGCGGAGGCCGACCTCGCCGCCGCGAAGGCGAAGCTCGACGCGCTCGGCGTCGGCCGCCCCACCGCCGGCGCGAGCATCTCCGGCGCGGGCGTGCTCACGCTCACGGCCCCGATCGACGGCGTCGTCGTCCGGCGCGACGCCGTGCTCGGCCGCTTCCTCCAGGCGAAGGAGACCGCGTTCGTCATCGCCGATCCGGCCGACCTCCGCGCCGCCCTCAACGTCTACGAGGCCGACCTCCCCTACTTCCACGTCGGCCAGGAGGCGGAGGTCTTCGTCGACGCCCTGCCGGGGAAGTCGTTCAAGGGACAGATCATCCTCGTCGAGCCGCAGATCGGCCGCCAGAGCCGCTCCGCGCGCGCGTACATCAACGTCGACAACAAGGACGGGTTCCTCAAGCCGGGCCTCTTCATCCGCGCGAGCATCAAGCTCCCGGAGGCCGTCGCGCAGGGCCGCCTCCTCATCGCCGCCCCCGCGGTCCAGCCGATCGGCGACGAGAAGGTCGTCTTCGTCGAGCAGAAGGAGCCCGGCAGCTTCGAGGTCCGCAAGGTCCAGGTCGCGCGCACGACGACCCAGGTCGCCGAGATCCGTGAAGGCCTCCAGAAGGGCGAGCGCATCGCGGTCGAGGGCGCCTTCGTCCTCCGCGGCGAAGTGACGAAGCAGTAG
- a CDS encoding AgmX/PglI C-terminal domain-containing protein: MTAAAPQAPNALRVAVTWGTTIVALKTLTRGQSFLLGDGPGCALPIPDGVEMSPLPVRANAGGWELDARGCVGGLLTLRGRAEDPAAIAKTSAAVPIMPGDFGLIQYGQVSLFFQYTTQPIAITGRKPTEVLVFLAALCSAILHLGGMGLLSTLSTPLPLPKPPELESADDLARRFKMKRADLEPPPEPPPTEAGDKGVKDPGVQDKKEQGGGRKMKNDEGKLGFNKSHEKTSLPGENRPAQNFGGLSEVLDGDTGKEIKSTLQQISSVSSVLQGLNQKDLVAGGGSGTGLKGSGPGGGGTGAGTLFGGGNMDTGSGAGTGGGGGTGAGGPGGRGTGGNGAGGSSGGAGGGKAPGEAAVNVGAGSAAAKGGLSPERIKQVVMQHLGAVRACYETEAQRNPGLKGGVTVEWQIDPSGAVTRASVASTTLNNPRVEGCVVRQVQRWKFPASDSPTTVAGFPFKFGVGG, from the coding sequence ATGACCGCTGCCGCTCCGCAAGCTCCCAACGCGTTGCGCGTCGCGGTCACGTGGGGGACCACCATCGTCGCGCTGAAGACGCTGACGCGCGGGCAGTCGTTCCTCCTCGGTGACGGGCCGGGCTGCGCGCTCCCGATCCCCGACGGCGTCGAGATGTCGCCGCTGCCCGTCCGCGCGAACGCGGGAGGCTGGGAGCTCGACGCGCGGGGCTGCGTCGGCGGGTTGCTCACGCTGCGGGGGCGCGCGGAAGACCCCGCCGCGATCGCGAAGACGTCGGCGGCGGTGCCGATCATGCCCGGTGACTTCGGGCTCATCCAGTACGGACAGGTCTCGCTCTTCTTCCAGTACACGACGCAGCCGATCGCGATCACGGGCCGGAAGCCGACCGAGGTCCTCGTCTTCCTCGCCGCGCTGTGCAGCGCCATCCTCCACCTCGGCGGGATGGGTCTTCTGTCGACGCTGTCGACGCCGCTGCCGCTGCCGAAGCCGCCCGAGCTCGAGTCCGCCGACGACCTCGCGCGCCGCTTCAAGATGAAGCGCGCCGACCTCGAGCCGCCGCCCGAGCCGCCCCCGACCGAGGCCGGCGACAAAGGCGTGAAGGACCCCGGCGTCCAGGACAAGAAGGAGCAGGGCGGCGGTCGCAAGATGAAGAACGACGAGGGGAAGCTCGGCTTCAACAAGTCACACGAGAAGACGAGCCTCCCCGGCGAGAACCGCCCCGCGCAGAACTTCGGCGGCCTCAGCGAGGTGCTCGATGGCGACACCGGCAAGGAGATCAAGTCGACGCTGCAGCAGATCAGCAGCGTGTCGTCCGTGCTGCAGGGGCTCAACCAGAAGGACCTCGTCGCCGGCGGCGGCTCCGGCACCGGCCTGAAAGGAAGCGGACCCGGCGGCGGCGGCACCGGAGCCGGCACCCTCTTCGGGGGCGGCAACATGGACACCGGATCCGGCGCCGGCACGGGAGGTGGCGGCGGCACCGGCGCGGGTGGGCCCGGCGGCCGCGGCACGGGCGGCAACGGCGCCGGCGGAAGCAGCGGCGGAGCCGGCGGCGGAAAAGCGCCCGGCGAGGCCGCGGTCAACGTCGGCGCCGGGAGCGCGGCCGCGAAGGGCGGCCTCTCGCCGGAGCGCATCAAGCAGGTCGTGATGCAGCACCTCGGCGCCGTGCGCGCTTGCTACGAGACCGAGGCGCAGCGAAACCCCGGCCTCAAGGGCGGCGTGACGGTCGAGTGGCAGATCGATCCCTCCGGCGCGGTGACGCGCGCGTCCGTCGCGTCGACCACGCTCAACAACCCGCGCGTCGAGGGATGTGTCGTGCGGCAGGTCCAGCGCTGGAAATTCCCCGCCAGCGACTCCCCCACCACCGTCGCCGGGTTCCCGTTCAAGTTCGGCGTCGGCGGCTGA
- a CDS encoding tetratricopeptide repeat protein, which produces MRTLGLALLIVLGAGVANAAPPAKPAAPAPAPAAASEPVTSVKATAEKTLDVKVAPKAADKRADKPKEAARRAATSGPKLPPAMRAQLAKQLEARIDKDVAEVKSLRGEAIGLLTTFVAETPKESREMPEALLRLGELKWELEREQAALRFQAWEAKPVDQRGPAPEPDFQPSRDLFARVLKDYPWFQQMDLALYVDGFLAYEQNKQDEALARFDKILKDYPNSRFRADAHMARAESLFNGKYDYAGALVEYDKVLQFKSSELYGLAMFKSAWCLWRLGRSDESAKRFVAVFEIADGQKNAVQRKQLDELQSEALKYLVEVFTEDEKNTAQDVYGFLVKMGGDRFAGKIVRALAVQFNDQAHFDRAIEAYELLLKLEPASSEAGSWVLAIAGCYNSMEDWPKLTKTYERAVADYTAGGSWAKTQGDPSVVAANTAATAAQLREQALQLHAKAQKDKTSRAEFEGAAALYVVYLSKFSGEKDAYQVHYYLAEIRFHRLDKPTEAATEYMAAARAIPAKEAEVDPLKTLRHDAIYNALAALERVRFAEIEARKKDKSATNKESEADKKFAEALDLYAQLYPNDPALPELFFRQGRQYYDNGIYDSAVKIFGSLLEKFPKSTFALSAGELILDSFNRAKDYDNIETWARRLKSAPAFASDANQKKLDTLIVQSVFKQGEQKSQAGEHQAAAKAYLRAAKEFPKDQRAAQACVNAEIEAQKAGDQDTLREASKLVTGPDYRDKPESPQGAWIAAVTFQSLGLFAEAAELDEAIASLADKDHPHYLKFEHAKDAAFNAVVLRVATNDHDKAIANGNRYLAQYPNAADADEVVFQMGKAHQNAGRDKEAADLYRRYVAKAKNQDHRVQGYVLLAAALIKTNDDKGAADALKTAVDIGKHRKGELGPDGKYAAAKARYMEGERVLARFDAIQISGDVKQLSQRLKQKATLLAEAAKVFLDVVSLGVAEWTTAALYQIGRTYESFAKTLRDSPAPSGLEGADKEAYQQQIDEFVVPIEERSLDAYENGWKKATDLGIYNQWTAKMREALGRLNAELYPPFKEIGFEIRSQAPTPLPALIDSPRRGPAAAAAPPAPAAPLPTAPPAPKKPAPPAGGKKK; this is translated from the coding sequence ATGAGGACGCTCGGGCTCGCGCTCCTGATCGTGCTCGGCGCCGGCGTCGCGAACGCGGCGCCGCCGGCGAAGCCCGCCGCGCCGGCGCCGGCGCCCGCCGCGGCGTCCGAGCCCGTCACGTCGGTGAAGGCGACGGCGGAGAAGACGCTCGACGTGAAGGTGGCGCCGAAGGCCGCCGACAAACGCGCGGACAAGCCGAAGGAGGCGGCGCGCCGCGCGGCGACGAGCGGGCCGAAGCTCCCGCCCGCGATGCGCGCACAGCTCGCGAAGCAGCTCGAGGCGCGCATCGACAAGGACGTCGCGGAGGTGAAGAGCCTCCGCGGCGAGGCGATCGGGCTCCTCACCACGTTCGTCGCCGAGACGCCGAAGGAGTCGCGCGAGATGCCGGAGGCGCTCCTCCGCCTCGGCGAGCTGAAGTGGGAGCTCGAGCGCGAGCAGGCGGCGCTGCGCTTTCAGGCCTGGGAGGCGAAGCCGGTCGATCAGCGCGGGCCCGCGCCGGAGCCGGACTTCCAGCCGTCGCGCGACCTCTTCGCGCGCGTGCTGAAGGACTACCCGTGGTTCCAGCAGATGGACCTCGCGCTCTACGTCGACGGCTTCCTCGCGTACGAGCAGAACAAGCAGGACGAGGCGCTCGCGCGCTTCGACAAGATCCTCAAGGACTATCCGAATTCCCGCTTTCGCGCCGACGCGCACATGGCGCGCGCGGAGTCGCTCTTCAACGGTAAATACGATTACGCAGGGGCTCTCGTCGAATACGATAAAGTCCTTCAGTTCAAGAGCAGCGAGCTCTACGGCCTCGCGATGTTCAAGAGCGCGTGGTGCCTCTGGCGCCTCGGGCGCAGCGACGAGTCGGCGAAGCGCTTCGTCGCGGTCTTCGAGATCGCGGACGGGCAGAAGAACGCGGTCCAGCGGAAGCAGCTCGACGAGCTGCAGAGCGAGGCGCTCAAGTACCTCGTCGAGGTCTTCACCGAGGACGAGAAGAACACCGCGCAGGACGTCTACGGCTTCCTCGTGAAGATGGGCGGCGACCGCTTCGCCGGGAAGATCGTGCGCGCCCTCGCGGTGCAGTTCAACGATCAGGCGCACTTCGATCGCGCGATCGAGGCGTACGAGCTGCTCCTCAAGCTCGAGCCCGCGTCGAGCGAGGCGGGCTCGTGGGTCCTCGCGATCGCGGGCTGCTACAACTCGATGGAGGACTGGCCCAAGCTCACGAAGACGTACGAGCGCGCGGTCGCGGACTACACCGCCGGCGGGTCCTGGGCGAAGACGCAGGGCGATCCGAGCGTCGTCGCCGCGAACACGGCGGCGACGGCGGCGCAGCTCCGCGAGCAGGCGCTCCAGCTCCACGCGAAGGCGCAGAAGGACAAGACGAGCCGCGCCGAGTTCGAGGGCGCGGCCGCGCTCTACGTCGTCTACCTCTCCAAGTTCAGCGGCGAGAAGGATGCGTACCAGGTCCACTACTACCTGGCGGAGATCCGCTTCCATCGCCTCGACAAGCCGACCGAGGCGGCGACCGAGTACATGGCGGCGGCGCGCGCGATCCCGGCGAAGGAGGCGGAGGTCGACCCGCTCAAGACGCTGCGCCACGACGCGATCTACAACGCGCTCGCGGCGCTCGAGCGCGTGCGGTTCGCGGAGATCGAGGCGCGCAAGAAGGACAAGAGCGCCACGAACAAGGAGAGCGAGGCGGACAAGAAGTTCGCCGAGGCGCTCGACCTCTACGCGCAGCTCTACCCGAACGACCCCGCGCTGCCGGAGCTCTTCTTCCGCCAGGGCCGGCAGTACTACGACAACGGCATCTACGACTCGGCGGTGAAGATCTTCGGCTCGCTGCTCGAGAAGTTCCCGAAGAGCACGTTCGCGCTCTCGGCCGGCGAGCTGATCCTCGACTCGTTCAACCGCGCGAAGGACTACGACAACATCGAGACGTGGGCGCGCCGCCTCAAGAGCGCGCCGGCGTTCGCGAGCGACGCGAACCAGAAGAAGCTCGACACGCTCATCGTGCAGAGCGTCTTCAAGCAGGGCGAGCAGAAGTCGCAGGCCGGCGAGCACCAGGCCGCGGCGAAGGCCTACCTCCGCGCGGCGAAGGAGTTCCCGAAGGACCAGCGCGCTGCGCAGGCGTGCGTCAACGCGGAGATCGAGGCGCAGAAGGCGGGCGATCAGGACACGCTGCGCGAGGCCTCGAAGCTCGTGACCGGCCCCGACTACCGCGACAAGCCCGAGTCGCCGCAGGGCGCGTGGATCGCGGCGGTCACGTTCCAGTCGCTCGGTCTCTTCGCGGAGGCGGCGGAGCTCGACGAGGCGATCGCGTCGCTCGCGGACAAGGACCACCCGCACTACCTCAAGTTCGAGCACGCGAAGGACGCGGCGTTCAACGCGGTCGTGCTCCGCGTCGCGACGAACGACCACGACAAGGCGATCGCGAACGGCAACCGCTACCTCGCGCAGTACCCGAACGCGGCCGACGCGGACGAGGTCGTGTTCCAGATGGGCAAGGCGCATCAGAACGCGGGCCGCGACAAGGAGGCGGCGGACCTCTATCGCCGCTACGTCGCGAAGGCGAAGAACCAGGACCATCGCGTGCAGGGCTACGTGCTCCTCGCGGCGGCGCTCATCAAGACGAACGACGACAAGGGCGCCGCCGACGCGCTCAAGACGGCGGTCGACATCGGCAAGCATCGCAAGGGCGAGCTCGGCCCCGACGGCAAGTACGCCGCGGCGAAGGCGCGCTACATGGAGGGCGAGCGCGTGCTCGCGCGCTTCGACGCGATCCAGATCTCGGGCGACGTGAAGCAGCTGTCGCAGCGCCTGAAGCAGAAGGCGACGCTCCTCGCGGAGGCGGCGAAGGTCTTCCTCGACGTCGTGTCGCTCGGCGTCGCGGAGTGGACGACGGCGGCGCTCTACCAGATCGGCCGCACGTACGAGTCGTTCGCGAAGACGCTCCGCGACTCCCCCGCGCCCTCGGGCCTCGAAGGCGCGGACAAGGAGGCGTACCAGCAGCAGATCGACGAGTTCGTGGTGCCGATCGAGGAGCGGTCGCTCGACGCATACGAGAACGGCTGGAAGAAGGCGACCGACCTCGGCATCTACAACCAGTGGACCGCGAAGATGCGCGAAGCGCTCGGCCGCCTGAACGCCGAGCTCTACCCGCCGTTCAAGGAGATCGGCTTCGAGATCCGCTCGCAGGCCCCCACGCCGCTCCCCGCGCTCATCGACTCCCCACGCCGCGGCCCCGCGGCGGCGGCGGCGCCGCCGGCTCCCGCAGCCCCGCTTCCGACCGCGCCGCCAGCGCCGAAGAAGCCCGCTCCGCCCGCGGGAGGAAAGAAGAAATGA
- a CDS encoding bifunctional hydroxymethylpyrimidine kinase/phosphomethylpyrimidine kinase: MKRRCVLAIGGLDPGGGAGILADARAIARAGAYACAATTLLTVQSTRGVRTVTPLPAREVIAECKEVLAVQDVGAIKVGALGSEENVRRVGALLASHPHLPSVVDTVMLPTRGRARLLAERGAELLRARLLPHATLVTMNAAEAAALTGQRVTNAADAERAARALDLRAVLVKGGHLDDDDAVDVLVAAGRTHRLRAKRLPLRAPVHGAGCTLASLIATRLAQGDPLLTAVRASKRMHHRALADAADVGGPMRVLFA, translated from the coding sequence ATGAAACGACGATGTGTTCTGGCGATCGGAGGTCTCGATCCCGGCGGCGGCGCCGGCATCCTCGCGGACGCCCGCGCGATCGCGCGCGCCGGGGCCTACGCGTGCGCCGCGACGACGCTCCTCACCGTGCAGTCGACGCGCGGTGTGCGGACCGTCACACCGCTGCCCGCCCGCGAGGTCATTGCAGAATGCAAGGAAGTCCTCGCCGTCCAGGACGTGGGCGCGATCAAGGTGGGCGCGCTCGGGAGCGAGGAGAACGTGCGCCGCGTCGGCGCGTTGCTCGCGTCGCATCCGCATCTGCCGTCGGTCGTCGACACGGTCATGCTCCCGACGCGCGGCCGCGCACGGCTCCTCGCGGAGCGCGGCGCCGAGCTCCTCCGCGCGCGGCTCCTCCCGCACGCGACGCTCGTGACGATGAACGCAGCCGAGGCGGCGGCGCTCACGGGGCAGCGGGTGACGAACGCGGCCGACGCCGAGCGCGCCGCGCGAGCGCTCGACCTCCGCGCGGTGCTGGTGAAGGGCGGCCACCTCGACGACGACGACGCGGTCGACGTCCTCGTCGCCGCCGGCCGCACGCACCGCCTCCGCGCGAAGCGCCTCCCGCTCCGCGCCCCGGTGCACGGCGCCGGCTGCACGCTCGCCTCCCTCATCGCCACGCGCCTCGCGCAAGGCGATCCGCTCCTCACCGCCGTCCGCGCGTCGAAGCGCATGCACCACCGAGCGCTCGCGGACGCCGCCGACGTCGGCGGCCCGATGCGCGTGCTCTTCGCCTGA
- a CDS encoding outer membrane beta-barrel domain-containing protein, producing MITLAICCFAPSARAQCVDEELKQELVAGRHYRGVQERLFTKAFRHELSALGGLYSADLYSSSWLVGGAYTFHFSEDLGLEASFNLTRFRTAATDSYERRYPQVQVEERTNRPGRLYFGHLVWSFAYGKLRWMGGGITRFDFNLAAGAGVTDDSTAQGITGSFGFGTKWYFGKWFAVRIDVRDHILKETLIGEEHLVNDILVTGGVSIFLPFGG from the coding sequence TTGATAACGCTCGCCATTTGCTGCTTTGCGCCTTCGGCACGGGCGCAGTGCGTCGACGAAGAGCTGAAGCAGGAGCTCGTCGCCGGCCGTCACTACCGCGGGGTGCAGGAGCGGCTCTTCACGAAGGCGTTTCGTCACGAGCTCTCCGCGCTCGGCGGCCTCTACTCCGCCGACCTCTACTCCTCGAGCTGGCTCGTCGGCGGCGCGTACACGTTCCACTTCTCCGAGGACCTCGGCCTCGAGGCGAGCTTCAACCTCACGCGCTTCCGCACCGCCGCGACCGACTCGTACGAGCGGCGCTACCCGCAGGTGCAAGTCGAGGAGCGCACCAACCGCCCCGGCCGGTTGTACTTCGGTCACCTCGTCTGGAGCTTCGCCTACGGCAAGCTGCGCTGGATGGGCGGCGGCATCACGCGGTTCGACTTCAACCTCGCCGCCGGCGCGGGCGTCACCGACGACTCCACCGCGCAAGGCATCACCGGAAGCTTCGGCTTCGGCACGAAGTGGTACTTCGGCAAGTGGTTCGCCGTCCGCATCGACGTCCGCGATCACATCCTGAAGGAGACGCTCATCGGCGAGGAGCACCTCGTGAACGACATCCTCGTCACCGGCGGGGTCAGCATCTTCCTGCCGTTCGGAGGCTGA